One Arthrobacter sp. StoSoilB20 DNA segment encodes these proteins:
- a CDS encoding type II secretion system F family protein, translating to MSPFVWALIALIIVPLAYFIWTLTTADRKGIVAIQSNLGSGFASGSGSIVRRPLVLLEVARKLTPGSYEAKLDQWLALAGRPQSMPLGKLIALKPTLALAGAVGGTLLFLLSPVPAIVGLGLFLTIFLYFLPDLLIYNVGIKRQDAIKLEFPNTLDQMLISVEAGLGFESAMERASAQGTGPLAEELIRTLQDIQVGRPRQESYDALADRCSVPDVRSFVLAVIQADKYGIGIANVLRAQAKQARVKRRQNAEEKAQKLPVKVLFPLLFCIFPVLFIVLLGPAVIRIIEAFS from the coding sequence ATGTCACCATTTGTGTGGGCTCTTATCGCCCTCATTATTGTGCCTTTGGCATATTTCATCTGGACGCTAACGACTGCGGACCGCAAAGGCATCGTTGCGATTCAATCCAACCTTGGTTCGGGCTTCGCTTCAGGATCAGGTTCCATCGTGCGGCGCCCACTGGTCCTGCTCGAAGTTGCCCGAAAGCTCACTCCAGGCAGTTATGAAGCGAAACTGGATCAATGGCTGGCCCTCGCCGGGCGTCCACAATCAATGCCTCTGGGTAAACTCATCGCTTTGAAACCGACTCTGGCCCTCGCAGGAGCCGTTGGCGGAACTCTTCTGTTCTTGCTGAGCCCGGTCCCGGCCATCGTTGGGCTTGGACTGTTCCTCACCATTTTCCTTTACTTCCTGCCGGACCTCCTGATCTACAACGTCGGTATCAAACGGCAGGATGCCATCAAGCTTGAATTTCCGAACACACTCGATCAGATGTTGATTTCCGTAGAGGCCGGCCTCGGCTTTGAATCCGCAATGGAGCGCGCATCAGCACAAGGAACCGGCCCTCTTGCGGAGGAACTTATTCGGACACTGCAGGACATCCAAGTAGGACGCCCGCGACAGGAATCCTATGACGCTCTTGCAGATCGGTGCTCGGTACCGGACGTTCGCAGTTTCGTCCTGGCCGTCATTCAGGCGGACAAGTACGGCATCGGAATAGCCAACGTACTACGCGCCCAGGCTAAGCAAGCCCGCGTGAAAAGACGGCAGAATGCCGAGGAAAAGGCCCAGAAGTTGCCGGTCAAGGTGCTTTTTCCGCTGTTGTTTTGCATCTTTCCAGTGCTGTTCATAGTCCTTCTGGGGCCAGCGGTCATCAGGATCATAGAGGCCTTTTCGTAA
- a CDS encoding carbohydrate ABC transporter permease, with translation MSATSPTAVVPSPDPAPSPDPQQEASQEPQQRPRPFSSANLLQTVATGYVPLIIATLVVFLPLLWMLLSSFKQPGEIVTMDLKLLPESLNLENYATALSTVPFAQFFANSLIVTLIGSSIKVILAILTAYALVFVRFPFKNVIFVLILVALMVPAQVSILPNYILIAGMGGKNTLWGIILPGLGTAFGTFLLRQHFLTLPPSILEAAEIDGAGHWRRLWQIIVPVSVPSIATVALVTVVSEWNDYIWPLIITDRPETMTLPVGLTLLQNSESNGAGWGILMAGAVLVIVPILLVFAALQRYIVAGLTQGSVTG, from the coding sequence ATGAGCGCAACCTCACCCACCGCCGTCGTGCCTTCACCGGACCCCGCGCCTTCACCGGACCCACAGCAGGAAGCGAGCCAGGAGCCGCAGCAGCGGCCGCGTCCCTTCTCCAGCGCGAACCTGCTCCAGACTGTGGCAACCGGCTACGTTCCGTTGATCATCGCCACATTGGTGGTCTTTTTGCCCCTGCTGTGGATGCTGTTGAGCTCTTTCAAGCAGCCGGGCGAGATCGTCACCATGGACCTGAAGCTGCTGCCGGAGTCGCTCAACCTGGAAAACTACGCGACGGCGCTGTCCACTGTCCCGTTTGCGCAGTTCTTCGCCAACAGCCTGATCGTGACCCTGATCGGTTCATCCATCAAAGTCATCCTGGCCATTCTGACCGCCTATGCGTTGGTGTTCGTGCGCTTCCCGTTCAAGAACGTGATCTTCGTGCTGATCCTGGTGGCCCTCATGGTCCCGGCCCAAGTCTCCATCCTGCCCAACTACATCCTCATCGCAGGCATGGGTGGCAAGAACACTTTATGGGGCATCATCCTCCCCGGCCTCGGGACGGCATTTGGCACCTTCCTGCTGCGCCAACACTTCCTGACGCTGCCGCCGTCGATCCTGGAAGCCGCGGAAATTGATGGGGCCGGCCACTGGCGGCGGCTGTGGCAGATCATTGTGCCGGTCTCGGTGCCGTCGATCGCCACCGTGGCATTGGTAACAGTGGTCAGCGAATGGAACGACTACATTTGGCCGCTCATCATCACCGACCGCCCCGAAACCATGACGTTGCCTGTGGGCCTGACGCTGCTGCAGAACTCCGAAAGCAATGGCGCCGGGTGGGGAATCCTCATGGCCGGAGCCGTACTGGTGATCGTCCCCATCCTCCTGGTGTTCGCAGCACTCCAGCGCTACATCGTGGCCGGCCTGACCCAAGGCAGCGTCACCGGCTGA
- the rpsK gene encoding 30S ribosomal protein S11, with protein sequence MPPKTRGAVRKPRRKDKKNIALGQAHIKSTFNNTIVSITDPNGAVISWASAGEVGFKGSRKSTPFAAQMAAEAAAKRAQEHGLRKVDVFVKGPGSGRETAIRSLQAAGLEVGSIQDVTPSAHNGCRPPKRRRV encoded by the coding sequence ATGCCCCCGAAGACTCGTGGAGCGGTTCGTAAGCCGCGTCGCAAGGATAAGAAGAATATTGCGCTTGGCCAGGCGCACATCAAGAGCACCTTTAACAACACCATCGTGTCCATCACGGACCCGAACGGTGCTGTCATCTCATGGGCTTCCGCCGGTGAGGTTGGCTTCAAGGGCTCCCGTAAGTCCACCCCGTTCGCTGCCCAGATGGCTGCCGAAGCTGCTGCAAAGCGCGCTCAGGAGCACGGTCTGCGCAAGGTTGACGTATTCGTCAAGGGCCCGGGTTCCGGACGCGAAACCGCAATCCGTTCACTTCAGGCCGCTGGCCTCGAGGTTGGCTCCATCCAGGACGTCACCCCCAGCGCCCACAACGGTTGCCGCCCGCCGAAGCGCCGCCGCGTCTAA
- a CDS encoding ABC transporter substrate-binding protein yields MHTNLDRRHFLGLAGLGAGAAALAACGGPSTAGPAGVVDTAGIDFNGVKPAASIDFWTNHPGKSQDVEKAIIEKFHAKFPEIKVNLVTAGANYEEIAQKFQTSQAAKTGLPALVVLSDVWWFRYFSNGSIIPLDGLVKQLDIKIDDFQKSLVDDYKYDDKQWALPYGRSTPLFYYNKDHFKAAGIPDRAPATWQEFAEWAPKLKATSGAQYAYIYPALAGYAGWTLQNNLWGWGGSWSKDWDITCDSAESVAALQWAQDSIYKDAWAGVSSKEAADDFAAGITSSTISSTGSLLGVLKAAKFNVGVGFLPGGPEVASGVCPTGGAGLGIPSGVTKEEQLAAATFLKFMTEPENTAAFSAATGYMPTRLSADMSAVLAATPQIKTAMDQLSVTKVQDNARVFLPGADQEMAKAAAKILTQQGDVKATMTELKKTLEGIYTKDVQPKLKG; encoded by the coding sequence ATGCATACCAACCTTGACCGCCGACATTTCCTGGGCCTGGCCGGACTCGGCGCCGGAGCAGCAGCACTTGCCGCTTGCGGTGGGCCTTCGACGGCGGGCCCGGCAGGCGTCGTCGACACTGCAGGGATCGACTTCAATGGCGTGAAGCCGGCCGCCTCCATTGACTTCTGGACCAACCACCCAGGCAAGTCGCAGGACGTGGAGAAGGCAATCATTGAGAAGTTCCACGCCAAGTTCCCGGAGATCAAGGTCAACCTGGTCACGGCCGGCGCGAACTACGAGGAAATTGCACAGAAGTTCCAGACGTCGCAGGCCGCGAAGACCGGTCTCCCGGCCCTGGTGGTGCTCTCGGACGTGTGGTGGTTCCGCTACTTCTCCAACGGCAGCATCATCCCCTTGGACGGACTGGTGAAGCAGCTGGACATCAAGATCGATGACTTCCAGAAGTCGCTGGTGGACGACTACAAGTACGACGACAAGCAGTGGGCCCTCCCCTATGGCAGGTCCACCCCGCTGTTCTACTACAACAAGGACCATTTCAAGGCCGCGGGCATCCCGGACCGTGCACCGGCCACATGGCAGGAATTCGCAGAATGGGCTCCGAAGCTCAAGGCCACCTCCGGCGCGCAGTACGCCTACATCTATCCCGCGCTTGCCGGATACGCGGGATGGACCCTGCAGAACAACCTGTGGGGCTGGGGCGGCAGTTGGTCCAAGGACTGGGACATCACCTGTGACTCGGCTGAGTCCGTCGCGGCACTGCAATGGGCCCAGGATTCGATCTATAAGGATGCGTGGGCCGGTGTTTCCTCCAAGGAAGCCGCGGACGACTTCGCCGCAGGTATCACCTCATCCACCATTTCCTCCACCGGTTCCCTGTTGGGTGTACTGAAGGCAGCCAAGTTCAATGTGGGCGTCGGCTTCCTTCCAGGCGGTCCCGAGGTAGCCAGCGGAGTGTGCCCGACCGGTGGTGCCGGTCTCGGTATCCCAAGCGGCGTCACCAAGGAGGAACAGCTCGCTGCAGCCACGTTCCTGAAGTTCATGACCGAGCCTGAGAACACGGCCGCCTTCTCCGCCGCAACCGGCTACATGCCCACGCGCCTTTCAGCCGACATGTCCGCTGTTCTCGCAGCGACCCCGCAGATCAAGACCGCAATGGACCAACTCTCTGTGACCAAGGTCCAGGACAACGCCCGGGTATTCCTTCCGGGCGCGGACCAGGAGATGGCCAAGGCAGCGGCCAAGATCCTCACGCAGCAGGGCGACGTCAAGGCAACCATGACGGAGCTGAAGAAAACGCTCGAGGGCATTTACACCAAGGACGTGCAGCCCAAGCTGAAGGGCTGA
- the rpsM gene encoding 30S ribosomal protein S13 yields MARLAGVDIPREKRLEIALTYIYGVGKTRAHETLAATGISADVRVKDLTDAELVQLRDYIEGNYKVEGDLRREVAADIRRKVEIGSYEGLRHRKGLPVRGQRTKTNARTRKGPKRTVAGKKKAGR; encoded by the coding sequence ATGGCTCGTCTCGCTGGCGTAGACATTCCCCGCGAAAAGCGGTTGGAAATTGCGCTTACTTACATCTACGGCGTGGGCAAGACCCGTGCACACGAAACCCTGGCTGCCACCGGCATCAGCGCTGACGTTCGCGTCAAGGACCTGACTGACGCCGAACTGGTCCAGCTGCGTGACTACATTGAAGGCAACTACAAGGTTGAGGGTGACCTTCGCCGCGAGGTAGCCGCTGATATCCGCCGCAAGGTAGAGATCGGCAGCTACGAAGGCCTGCGCCACCGCAAGGGCCTGCCCGTACGCGGACAGCGTACGAAGACCAACGCACGTACCCGCAAGGGTCCGAAGCGCACCGTCGCCGGCAAGAAGAAGGCCGGACGTTAA
- the infA gene encoding translation initiation factor IF-1 — translation MAKKDGVIEIEGVVTEALPNAMFRVELTNKHVVLAHISGKMRQHYIRILPEDRVVVELSPYDLTRGRIVYRYK, via the coding sequence ATGGCCAAGAAGGACGGGGTCATTGAGATCGAGGGCGTTGTGACTGAGGCGCTGCCCAATGCGATGTTTCGTGTTGAGCTCACCAATAAGCACGTCGTTCTCGCACACATCTCTGGGAAGATGCGACAGCACTACATTCGAATCCTCCCCGAGGACCGGGTAGTGGTTGAGCTGAGCCCATACGACCTCACACGTGGTCGTATCGTCTACCGCTACAAGTAA
- a CDS encoding sugar ABC transporter permease — translation MTTRQIHSSTAPAGRPETKPPAPPLEPAKDLPARRRWSGRSRKDFLVFLAMALPNLVLIGTFTYWPLINNIYYSTLDWTLGSASATVVGLQNYVTFFTSEDAGKVLGTTAIFTLVTVGGSMVLGLLVALALNSRVRGTTFARSAVFAPYVLSGVGVGLVWLFIFDPGYGVLAWILQAFGQQSPQWINDPQLSLVMVIIVYVWKNLGYCAVVYLAGLQSLPQDVMEAAALDGANSVRRFFNISLPLLSPTTFFLLITTMLSSLQAFDLIRIMTPLGNGTSTLIYEAYLQAFGAYNRAGYSAAISVVLFAILLIITVLQLRFVERKVHYS, via the coding sequence ATGACTACCCGACAGATCCACAGCAGCACTGCGCCTGCCGGCAGGCCAGAGACAAAACCGCCGGCCCCGCCGCTTGAGCCGGCCAAGGACCTCCCGGCCAGGAGACGCTGGTCAGGCCGCAGCCGGAAGGACTTCCTGGTCTTCCTTGCCATGGCTTTGCCGAACCTCGTGCTGATCGGCACCTTCACGTACTGGCCCCTGATCAACAACATCTATTACTCCACGCTGGATTGGACGCTGGGTTCTGCGTCAGCCACGGTGGTGGGGCTGCAGAACTATGTCACGTTCTTCACCAGCGAGGACGCAGGCAAGGTTCTTGGCACTACGGCGATTTTTACGTTGGTGACGGTCGGTGGCTCCATGGTCCTTGGGTTGCTGGTTGCCCTTGCCTTGAACTCCAGAGTCCGCGGAACCACCTTCGCGAGGTCCGCAGTGTTTGCTCCTTATGTACTGTCCGGGGTGGGCGTCGGGTTGGTGTGGTTGTTCATTTTCGATCCCGGCTATGGCGTGCTGGCCTGGATTCTTCAGGCGTTTGGCCAGCAAAGCCCGCAGTGGATCAACGATCCCCAGTTGTCCTTGGTGATGGTGATCATCGTTTACGTGTGGAAGAACCTGGGCTATTGCGCCGTGGTGTACCTCGCCGGGCTCCAGTCCCTTCCCCAAGATGTCATGGAAGCTGCAGCGCTTGACGGGGCAAACAGCGTGCGGCGCTTCTTCAACATCTCCCTGCCGCTGCTCTCTCCCACCACGTTCTTCCTGCTGATCACCACCATGCTCAGTTCCCTGCAGGCGTTCGACCTCATCCGCATCATGACGCCGCTGGGCAATGGCACCAGCACGTTGATCTACGAGGCCTACCTGCAAGCATTCGGCGCATATAACCGTGCCGGCTATTCGGCCGCCATCTCAGTGGTCCTCTTCGCCATCCTGCTGATCATCACGGTCCTCCAACTGCGGTTTGTTGAGCGAAAGGTCCACTACTCATGA
- a CDS encoding type II secretion system F family protein, which produces MMDSPALFGLAIALCMAALVLLVAVVLKPRNGPIPVERRRAELPQDSSAVGHISESAVRIVEIFIGKSGGPFNREVLYRAGVKQAPADVTVIVVIAALILGALGWLLASPVVGILLALAAPIGAKLMLVLKTEKRRGKFEMQLTDTIQMLIGGLRVGHSIMRSLEASALESQAPTSEELARIVNEVRIGKDPRRALEECAARMDSEDFRWIGQAIQINREVGGDLAEVLEQVAGTMRERSEIKGHVRSLSAEGKMSALILMALPVAVALVLTVINPGYIRLFVERPLGIAMIVLSLLMFTIGGFWMNRTVKIKF; this is translated from the coding sequence ATGATGGATTCTCCAGCCCTCTTCGGTCTAGCCATCGCGTTGTGCATGGCAGCTCTCGTTCTCCTGGTGGCCGTCGTACTGAAACCCCGGAACGGCCCTATCCCGGTCGAGCGCCGCCGTGCCGAATTGCCGCAGGACAGTTCGGCAGTAGGGCACATCTCAGAGTCCGCAGTTCGCATCGTTGAAATCTTCATCGGTAAATCCGGCGGTCCTTTCAACCGCGAGGTTCTCTACAGGGCAGGCGTCAAACAGGCGCCCGCAGACGTGACTGTCATTGTCGTCATCGCAGCCCTGATCCTCGGCGCCCTGGGCTGGTTACTGGCCAGCCCCGTTGTCGGCATCCTCCTTGCCCTGGCTGCTCCTATTGGCGCCAAATTGATGCTTGTCCTTAAGACAGAGAAGCGCCGGGGCAAATTCGAGATGCAACTAACGGATACGATCCAGATGCTGATCGGCGGCCTGCGGGTAGGCCATAGCATCATGAGGTCCTTGGAAGCTTCCGCCCTTGAATCACAGGCGCCGACATCGGAAGAGCTCGCCCGCATTGTCAACGAAGTAAGGATTGGCAAGGACCCTCGACGGGCCCTCGAAGAGTGCGCAGCGCGTATGGACAGCGAGGATTTCCGCTGGATAGGACAAGCCATCCAGATCAATCGCGAAGTTGGTGGGGACCTTGCGGAGGTATTGGAACAAGTAGCGGGAACCATGCGGGAACGAAGTGAAATTAAGGGGCACGTTCGTTCTCTCAGCGCGGAAGGCAAAATGTCTGCCCTGATTCTCATGGCGTTGCCCGTTGCCGTGGCATTGGTGCTGACAGTTATCAACCCTGGCTACATCCGACTCTTCGTTGAGCGTCCATTAGGCATCGCCATGATCGTCCTGAGCCTGTTGATGTTTACCATCGGCGGTTTCTGGATGAACCGCACTGTGAAAATCAAGTTCTAG
- a CDS encoding tRNA pseudouridine synthase A, protein MNERKPAAPVLGGGGFLRVRLDLSYDGGPFNGWALQPGLRTVQGSLEEALALLLQRPVRVTVAGRTDAGVHARGQVVHLDLTEAEWLSLPRGHELDPGVALLRRLRGALSRILGDLTGAVEVHDAGLAPEGFDARFSALWRRYSYRIADGPERWDPVLRGITLWHKTALDVSLMNQGAAALLGLQDFRSYCKPREGATTIRELQKFTFDRAGDGVIVATVQADAFCHNMVRSLVGSALRVGEGLESPGWLHSRLLERKRDAKSVLAAPHPLVLEEVAYPTDAELLARAELTRARRQ, encoded by the coding sequence ATGAACGAACGAAAACCCGCTGCCCCCGTTTTGGGGGGCGGCGGGTTTTTGCGTGTCCGGCTTGATCTCTCCTACGACGGCGGTCCTTTCAACGGGTGGGCATTGCAGCCGGGTCTCCGGACTGTTCAGGGCTCTTTGGAAGAAGCACTGGCTCTCTTGCTGCAACGGCCGGTCCGTGTGACGGTTGCCGGCAGAACTGATGCCGGCGTCCACGCCCGCGGGCAGGTGGTTCACCTGGACCTGACCGAAGCCGAGTGGCTGTCACTGCCGCGCGGGCACGAACTCGATCCCGGCGTCGCGCTCTTGCGGCGGCTCCGTGGCGCCTTGAGCCGGATTCTCGGTGACCTTACGGGGGCCGTTGAAGTGCACGACGCCGGCCTGGCGCCCGAGGGCTTTGACGCCCGCTTTTCTGCCTTGTGGCGTAGGTACAGCTACCGCATCGCCGATGGCCCGGAGCGGTGGGACCCTGTCCTGCGGGGGATTACCCTGTGGCACAAGACTGCGCTGGATGTTTCGCTGATGAACCAAGGCGCTGCGGCTTTGCTTGGACTTCAGGATTTCCGTTCCTACTGCAAGCCACGGGAAGGTGCCACTACCATTCGTGAGCTGCAGAAGTTCACCTTTGACCGTGCCGGCGATGGTGTCATTGTTGCCACCGTTCAGGCTGATGCTTTCTGCCACAACATGGTGCGCTCCTTGGTGGGGTCTGCGCTGCGTGTGGGGGAGGGCTTGGAGTCCCCGGGCTGGTTGCACTCCCGGCTGCTGGAACGCAAGCGGGACGCCAAGTCCGTTCTGGCCGCACCCCACCCGTTGGTGCTGGAAGAAGTTGCCTATCCAACGGACGCCGAGCTGCTGGCCCGGGCTGAGCTGACGCGGGCGCGACGACAGTAG
- the rplQ gene encoding 50S ribosomal protein L17, with protein sequence MPTPTKGPRLGGGPAHERLMLANLAAALFEHKRITTTVTKAKRLKPYAERLVTFAKRGDLASRRRVLGLISDKGVVHELFTDIAGAVANRDGGYTRITKIGNRKGDNAPMAVIELVLEPVSPKQAVVAEATAAAAKAAPAAEAPAAEAEVVETEAAETEEAPAAEAEVAEAEAAETEEAPAAEDKK encoded by the coding sequence ATGCCTACCCCCACTAAGGGTCCGCGCCTCGGAGGCGGCCCGGCTCACGAGCGCCTGATGCTCGCGAACCTGGCAGCTGCTCTGTTTGAGCACAAGCGCATCACCACCACGGTCACCAAGGCCAAGCGCCTTAAGCCGTACGCAGAGCGTCTGGTCACCTTCGCCAAGCGTGGCGACCTCGCTTCCCGCCGCCGCGTTCTCGGCCTGATCAGCGACAAGGGCGTTGTCCACGAGCTGTTCACCGACATCGCCGGCGCCGTTGCCAACCGCGATGGTGGCTACACCCGCATCACCAAGATCGGCAACCGCAAGGGCGACAACGCTCCCATGGCTGTCATCGAGCTCGTTCTCGAGCCGGTTTCCCCGAAGCAGGCCGTTGTTGCTGAAGCAACGGCTGCCGCTGCCAAGGCTGCTCCGGCTGCCGAAGCTCCGGCTGCTGAGGCAGAGGTCGTAGAGACCGAAGCTGCTGAAACCGAAGAGGCTCCGGCCGCTGAGGCAGAGGTTGCTGAAGCTGAAGCTGCTGAAACCGAAGAGGCTCCGGCCGCTGAGGACAAGAAGTAA
- a CDS encoding P1 family peptidase has translation MNSITDVAGIRVGHVQRVGEGWLSGVTVVLPPVGTVGSVDVRGGGPGTHETDALDPTTLVSTVDAVVLTGGSAFGLASAGGAQLWCEEQGRGFAVPGTVVPIVPAAAIFDLGRGGDVKARPDADMGYQAAAAAFASGDHAAVERGNVGAGTGAVVARGQYKGGIGTSSITLDGGVVIGAIAVVNALGSPLFGPPDLKSSAGSVVPPLDARRRAPGPEGQREAPLTAPPQGLNTTLVVIATNAVLDAAECKRTASAGHAGLARALDPSHTLADGDTVFALATGAVGLDRSTEQARQISLITLQSAAAEAVRLAILDGVRAAESVSTTAGEFPAFRPAGE, from the coding sequence ATGAATTCGATCACCGATGTTGCGGGCATACGGGTTGGGCATGTGCAGAGGGTGGGGGAGGGCTGGTTGTCCGGAGTGACCGTGGTGCTGCCTCCCGTGGGGACTGTTGGCTCCGTGGATGTTCGTGGTGGGGGTCCGGGGACTCATGAGACCGACGCGCTGGATCCGACCACCCTGGTTTCCACTGTGGATGCCGTGGTGTTGACCGGAGGCAGTGCTTTTGGGTTGGCCTCGGCTGGCGGGGCGCAGTTGTGGTGTGAGGAGCAGGGCAGGGGGTTTGCTGTTCCGGGGACTGTAGTGCCGATTGTGCCTGCCGCGGCCATCTTTGACCTCGGGCGCGGCGGCGACGTCAAGGCGCGACCCGACGCGGACATGGGTTACCAAGCGGCCGCCGCAGCGTTCGCCTCAGGTGACCATGCCGCCGTCGAACGTGGAAACGTGGGTGCCGGGACGGGGGCGGTGGTTGCGCGCGGCCAGTACAAGGGCGGGATTGGAACGTCGTCGATCACTCTTGATGGCGGAGTGGTCATTGGGGCTATTGCAGTGGTGAACGCGCTCGGCTCGCCGTTGTTTGGCCCTCCGGACCTGAAGTCCTCTGCGGGCTCGGTCGTTCCTCCCTTGGACGCGCGCCGCCGGGCTCCAGGCCCGGAGGGCCAACGGGAAGCGCCATTGACGGCCCCGCCGCAGGGACTCAACACCACGCTCGTGGTGATCGCTACCAATGCCGTGCTGGACGCGGCTGAGTGCAAGCGGACTGCCTCGGCCGGGCATGCGGGCTTGGCACGGGCCCTGGATCCGTCCCATACCCTGGCGGACGGTGACACCGTATTCGCCCTGGCGACCGGCGCCGTCGGGCTTGACCGCAGTACCGAACAGGCGCGGCAGATTTCGCTCATAACACTCCAAAGCGCCGCGGCGGAAGCCGTCAGGCTGGCGATACTCGACGGCGTCCGGGCTGCGGAAAGTGTCTCGACTACGGCAGGCGAATTCCCGGCTTTCAGGCCTGCGGGGGAGTGA
- a CDS encoding DNA-directed RNA polymerase subunit alpha gives MLIAQRPTLSEEVVSENRSRFIIEPLEPGFGYTLGNSLRRTLLSSIPGAAVTSIRIDGVLHEFTTVPGVKEDVTEIILNIKNLSVSSEHDEPVVAYLRKQGPGVVTAADIAPPAGVEFHNPDLHIATLNSKGKFELELTIERGRGYVSAAQNKSGDSEIGRIPVDSIYSPVMKVTFRVEATRVEQRTDFDKLIVDVETKQAIAPRDAVASAGTTLVELFGLARELNTAAEGIEIGPSPTDAALAADMALPIEDLDLTVRSYNCLKREGIHTVGELVARSEADLMDIRNFGAKSIDEVKAKLVELGLSLKDSPPGFDLAARAAAIEEDDAAFSDDEL, from the coding sequence GTGCTCATTGCACAGCGCCCCACCCTGTCTGAAGAAGTTGTATCCGAGAACCGCTCCCGTTTCATCATTGAACCGCTGGAGCCGGGCTTCGGCTACACCCTCGGAAACTCCCTCCGCCGTACCCTGCTCTCCTCCATCCCCGGTGCCGCTGTAACCAGCATCCGGATCGATGGCGTGCTGCACGAGTTCACCACGGTTCCGGGTGTCAAGGAAGATGTCACCGAGATCATCCTGAACATCAAGAACCTTTCGGTTTCCTCCGAGCACGATGAGCCGGTTGTTGCGTACCTGCGCAAGCAGGGCCCCGGAGTCGTCACCGCCGCGGACATCGCTCCGCCGGCCGGCGTCGAATTCCACAACCCGGATCTGCACATTGCCACACTGAACTCGAAGGGCAAGTTCGAACTCGAACTGACCATCGAGCGCGGCCGTGGCTACGTTTCGGCAGCTCAGAACAAGTCCGGCGACTCCGAGATCGGCCGCATTCCGGTCGACTCGATCTACTCGCCGGTCATGAAGGTAACTTTCCGCGTGGAAGCTACCCGTGTTGAGCAGCGCACCGACTTCGACAAGCTCATTGTCGACGTCGAGACCAAGCAGGCAATCGCCCCGCGCGATGCTGTTGCTTCCGCAGGCACCACCCTGGTGGAACTGTTCGGTCTGGCTCGTGAGCTGAACACCGCAGCTGAAGGTATCGAGATTGGCCCGTCGCCGACGGACGCTGCCCTGGCAGCTGACATGGCTCTGCCGATCGAGGATCTGGACCTCACCGTCCGTTCCTACAACTGCCTCAAGCGTGAGGGCATCCACACCGTGGGTGAACTCGTTGCCCGCTCCGAGGCTGACCTGATGGACATTCGTAACTTCGGTGCGAAGTCCATTGACGAGGTCAAGGCAAAGCTCGTCGAACTGGGTCTGTCCCTCAAGGACTCCCCTCCCGGTTTCGATCTCGCAGCCCGCGCCGCAGCCATCGAAGAGGACGACGCCGCGTTCAGCGACGACGAGCTCTAA
- the rpmJ gene encoding 50S ribosomal protein L36, producing MKVKPSVKQICDKCKVIRRNGRVMVICENPRHKQRQG from the coding sequence ATGAAGGTCAAGCCGAGCGTCAAGCAGATCTGCGACAAGTGCAAAGTGATCCGCCGTAACGGCCGGGTCATGGTGATCTGCGAGAACCCGCGCCACAAGCAGCGCCAGGGCTAA